The genome window CAGGTCAAGCTACTTATTTTGGATATTTAGTGTATATTTTCCAGAAACCACAGGCGATGGGGAAAACTGTAATTATATCCTTAACATTCAGATAAACATTGTAATTATTTTTTCTCAATTACCAGTCTCTGGTGTCTACTTCAACAACCACATGTTTTGTCTGTTTATTAGCATACAAATACAATAGCCAGATCTTTTAAACATGTTATTTTCAAGATATATAACAGACCTTATAAATTAAGGCTTTATAGAGAAGCTATCACTTTGCTCCCTTAAGTGAAACTTTACTTAAAGAGCTAGTTCGGTTTTCTTATGTAATGGAAGTGATGCTTATTATGTTTACCCTTTTTTGTCAGTGGAGTCTACAGTTTCATTGGgacaacaatacaaaataaatgtaaacaagAGACAAATCAGAATCCAGCGGGTTCGTTTTATttggtttgattgacagctgcttgcaaaaacacagaaaatacaaaGTGAAGATGCCGGTTTAGCCGACAGCAGAGAGGTTTCAACGACTGGCCAGTAGCATGCAGATGGCTTCATATTTGGAAAAACAGTTAAAAGcaagatacaaatatatataaggaAAGCTGTCAAATGTAATCTGGAGGGATTTAGGCGCTCTCTTTGCCCAGGGTGTGTTTGTCGAACAGATACTCGGCCAGGCCGTTCTGAGGAGCCCCCATGCGGCGCAGGTTGGTCACCCAATCTCCCAGCTCCTTGATGGACTTCACCTGCTCGTCCAGGTAGTGTGTCTCGATGAAATCACACAGCTGAAAGAGAGAGGGATATCAAATTAGAGCTGAAAAACGTAATTATTTAGAGTGAAAAAAAAGCACTTGAATATACACATGTGGTTCGTATTCAAGTACAACGTAAGCAAAGGTTACACAGGAGTTGAATTGACAATTTTACTAAGGATATTATTATGAAGTTGAATCTATCAGTGATGATTTTGTAACAGTTTCAGTTGTATTGCTCCAGGGTACAGTTGCTTTTAAACACCTCAGCCCTCCTGGGTAAAACGCTAATATATATAGCAGTCCATATAGCAGTCAAGGTGCTTTGCAAACATAAAGGCACAATTGAATACTCACATGTGGGTCATTATGATCAGAGCAGAGCTTGTGCAAGTCCAGCAGAGACTGATTCACGTTCTTCTCGAGCTGCAGGGCACATTCAAGGGCCTCCACTCCGCTGCCCCACTCATCCCTGTCTGGCTTCTGCAACACAGCAGGTCAGGGAAACAGAGACACTTATTAATGAGGCAGAACGATCCGACCCAGACAGAGAGCCCTCTAAACGCTTCAGAGTCGGTTTAACGTTTAACTAGTGGCGTTTGTGTGTCACTGAAAGATAAGGGGCTGAGCACACTTGCaccctttatatatttttgaccTTACCCTCCCAACATGTGCTGTGATCGCCCAGAGCGGGAAATAACAGTgtttcagtaaaaaaaaaaaaagggatttACTTGCAACagaaacacatacaaacaataatgAGCTCATACCTTGACATCCTGGAGGAAGATCCTCCCCCCCCTCTGGTTCTGCAGTTTCATCAGCTTCTCAGCATGCTCGCGCTCCTCCTCAGACTGATGACGGAAGAACTTGCTAAAGTTGTTCAATGCCTGGTCATCCCGGTCGAAGAAGTATCCCTGTAAGGTGAAAATACCAGAATGTTGGTAATCAAGAATCAAAAGCACAAAGCTGCCATGACAAGAGCTAAGGGCTAACTCTTGCTGTGCAGGCAGAGTTGAATATGCTTCAAATCCATTATAAAAGAGGATTTCAACAGTAGCTCCTTTCTGACCCAGTATCATTGTGGAAATAAATCTGTTCATGGATGTTTCAGTCCTATCTCGAATGACGTCCGTCTTAAGATACAATGCTCCTAAACACTGTTTCGTTTAATTAAATACACAACTACTATTAATAATATTTGATAAAATGTTCATCATTTGTTTTAATCAGTGAGCCATTGATTATTGCTAAAACGATGCAAGCTCATAAACACATGGCAAAGAACATATAAAGCGTTCAGAACCATCTCAACTACACATTTATATGTATTCAACATACACCGGATAAAGCCTTTCTGAAAAGTAGTGGACAatgtttaacattttaaaattgtacatatattAAAAAGGTATACAAATCCCTTTTTATAAACAACAGAGTGGGATGGACATGCTGTGCTTAGAGAGAAGCATGTTTTCTACGGTCAGGCGCTGCACCCTGTGACCCGTCTCTGTACATAATCTCAAAAAGGAACTTCTTCAACCTTTGTTTTATTACTCAGTCACAGATCATTGATTCACAGCAGTTCAAACTAACACCTAAAAGCTCGCTGCCATGATCTAAACATCATTTTGTTCATGAAATGGCTGCTTTGAGGGTGGCTTTTATTTATCACGACAGTTGGCTGCCTGACTATCTTCACACAACATTTAAGCACACCCAGCTCAGCAGTTATATAACCACCATATTGAAAGGAATCAGAATCACTTCTTGAGAATAAATAACTAGTATAAGCAGTTACCCTTATGCAACCGTCACCCTGGGTTTTCCACTTATCTTTATCCACACATCTGCTCTCGAATGCCTATAGTTTGTTGTTACACTTTTTGTAATCACCAATGAACTCTCACCATGGACATGTAGACATAGGAGGCATACAGCTCCAGGTTGATCTGCCTGTTGACGGCCGCCTCGCAGTCCTGGTGGAAGTTCTGTCTCACTTGGGAACTCATGGTACTGAAACAGAAAACAAAATCCTTACTAGACAAACATGACTCCAAATTACACAACTCATATGTGGGTGTCAAACTGCATGTTGGATACAATTATATGAGATGGTATTCTTTATTGACAACATGTGGTTGGAGCTTCTCAAATGTGAGGCTTTGATGAATGATTCTGTTTAATGATGTTGTAATTATAAGTCAGACGAAGAAATTAAGTGCTTTGTATTTGCATGTTTAATTGAATTGGTTGATGATAAATGTCTGAGTGTGGGTTGCTGTGAAACAACACTCTTCACTGCAGAAATAGACACTGaagcccaatcccaaaccacactGTTTTTTACTAGACagaggtatgatcctaagtaaaacaaatatgaggttatcatgaagttgttaacatcgcaatttatcggtggatgtttgctggaacaaaacttgtaaacagcgtgtttcctgaaggacacacacacagcgttgagtcagcaccgatgcagactcgctgtttgagggcactccccctcccccctcgtTGGTTTGTAACAGCACTTAATGTGGCGGACGCTCCGCTCGAACGCGCAAAGGGAGGGGTAGTGTAGTTTGGCAATCGATGGGCCCTACCTTCATCAGAGGTATAATCTAAATGTTACATCACTATCACGAGGTTTGGCACAAACCCATTTTGTTATATAAGGCAGATCTTATCTGTTACAAGATTTTTAAAGATTATATTGGCCAGCTTTAACTAGGGCTCGGCAATATAATATATCGATTTATTGTGACAAGTAATTGTGTCAGATGTTATGGTGCTATTTTACGTCTCAAGACTGCGTTACAGTAAAGTGATGCATTTTTCTGAATTTACCAGGTTGTTCTATAGTCAAATGTGTCCATATCTAGGCATTTGATCACGACaataatagattttattttacccagcccTGGCTTCAACACAAGGTTACAATTTCGTCAAACAACGCATAAGAGCACGACCTAGGAACATGTTGAAGTTTTTACGGTTTAAATATACAACAAAGCAGTGCTTATTGGGCGGATGTTGTTGTGTGTTATGCCGGAAGAGATGACGCAGGCCCCGTTAGCTCTCCCTCCGAGAGCTAACAGGGACCACACCGAGATCAACAACCGCAGCCGTAACCTTACTCCTCCAATCTGCTAACAAACATGACGTGAAAGCCGTCGACGACAAACaaatacacactgataaaaacattaaaatgaatTCTTACCAAGTCTCAGTGTCAGGTATTCGTGGGAAGATGTCGAGAAGCGCGTTAGCAAAACAAacagttagctagctagcttaacGTGTTCGGGATAAAGTAAGATTGATAGCTGAGGTTTTgcgttttttaaattaaattagaTGTGGTCGATGATGGTCTGGGTGATCAAAAGGATTGTAGGGTGTCGAAGACAGCTGAAAGGTTGCCGTTCAAGCACTGTTGAAGCAGGTAACCTTCACTGTCCGCTAACGAGAGGACCGACTGATAACTAGACCGTGGACTGGTTctttttatacatccatgggtgggGAGCGTAACGTCACTGCCTGGAAAAGGGAGGGGCTGCACCACCAACGCTCCTCCCTTCCGTTTAAGTCCCGCCcttctacttccgccccatgggaccttatttcggaaaaattatttattgaattcaatggggagagaaagattatctttcgatcccgtttgaattgtaccACGAATTACTAATATGATGTTTGTcgatcttaaaaaatcatttctgaggctgggaaaaggagtcttttttattatggtccttggtcttggaatgaccttcaatcacgcctcaaactgacgcacttgtctcaatagcatgttttaaattgaagttgtctgaagtccttaccaccagctgctcttgcagtaataagtagtgcacctttcttactgtcctaatgtgcacaatgtagtgactgctttttcgtcttttgttttcttagttatgttctctgtattttatataataataataaattaataattccttacatttattatagcgctttttccagtgctcaaagcgctttacaaatacacatcacacacatattttacatacatgcaatggtcactgtggacaatacccacaggagcaagttcaggtgaagtgtcttgcccaaggacacaacggctttacagacgcagcagcggtgggtttcaccccttgatctgatgatcattgcacagcacactgctccacaccgtccatcttcacgcctcgaggctcttttacaagtacacattagtatcatacatgtactgtggacaacacacacaggagcaactccgggtgaagtgtcttgcccaaggacacaacggcctgacgcagtgggcgCAGGAgtgggtttcgaactggagttccccagcacccccccttgatctgatgatcagatgcacagaccactgcgccacccgtccctttatatgtttgtgttatgtgttatgtgtaacgttgctgccttttcctccactaacTATAAGATTTATAAGATAAGATCACTTTAACaatatgcctgtgtgctttgtaccaggttgtaatcataccagcaatgggtcttgctcgttctttcgcttcccgtctgatgaaaggaccagctgtgactggctggatcaagttagctacctagctagtagcaagtacgttagttagcattacagccttcttaaccttgtcatttgtattagccttaacatgaagtaacattaagttgaagagttttgaagactttgaagagtactgtcacaccggtaagaagatcattctataatacaccgttTAAGCCCGGATGCCCCCGAGGGAGacatgctaacgctacattagcatcggcgatcttttattacttcatgctatctgcacaaatagttaacattgaacattaaaaagatcaggcagttcagggagaatcgaaggaaggcaggcaggcagctttgcatgacattcttctggacgtgttttattgtggtgatagtgagggtagtcaatcccttgttttgcaagacagtagtgacggccatcttggtgacgtgtgttgttgtgcgaAACCAGAggtgtagttcattgagcggtttcacacaaaaagagtcttacttcacagttttatggcaaaacttttttttttaacttgcaaaattatcttttaaattgacaaacatcatttgtgtaattcgtggcacaattcaaacgggatcaaaagataacgtttctctcgccattgacttcaaggtcccatggaggtccaccagaaagggagggacttcgcctctctataggccTATATATGAGGCCCAATCCTAAAGCAACTGCTCCTGTATCAGATGCACTATTTGATGCCACCAATCGAGACAGTAAACATAGAAAGTATTTCAAATAGAccgtctttttattatttaactggaatacatttacattttaaattattaatatatacaCAACATTTGTTCACAAATTACAGACCTTTTTAAGTCAACTTTTCTCTGCACACTTACTCAAGAACATTAAAAAACAACTATATGAGTACAGAGACATTACCCTATCTGAATTGATTGAAGAATGAAAGTCCACATCAATATAAACAGTTCAACAACATTATGTACGACCAGCTACTTCATCAAATGTCTCGGCTGTAGAGCCTCAGACAGGTCTTTCAGCTCCTCAAGTGCATCCATCATCAGTCCCAGGTTTTTAACTAAAGCAACTGACGTCAGCTTTGCACGCATCTATCATTTGAGGAACGGTTCACATCTACACTTGCCGATGTGAGGTGATGATAGAGTGCAGCATACATTGTCCAAACAGCGTAACTTACTGTCCTAAAAGATGAAGCCACCCACCTTATCCCGAGGACACGACCAATCTTCCTCAAGCATACACCTACTTCAGAGACTGCAGCATAAGCTCTTAAGTTCTTTGGTGACTGATGATAGAGACATTATAACTTGTCAATAAAAGCTGTGAAGTGGTTGGTTTCGGTGCAGTGCTTGACTGCATCTGACACAGACAACTCCAACCTATGGTTTAGACAATGCCAGCCTATGAGGCCTGGGTACTTACTTCTCAGTTTTGTGTAGATGTCATTCTTTCTGCCTACCATTAGGGAGGCTCCATCTGAGCAGAATCCCACCAGACATTCTTTCAGAAAACCATCATCAAGACCATATTTCTGTAGACAGTTCAGTAGTTGACTAATGATTCCATATGCGGTTGTACTCTCTAGCTCGAGAAGATCGAGGAAGAAGGTCACTGGCTCTGAGCTATCAACTGACGTTCTTAGGTACACAATAAGACAATACTTCTTGCTTAATGATGTGCTTTCATCCACAAGAACAGTTAGCTTTGGTCGAGTCACTTTGATACTTGCCAATAGGGCTTCCCTAATTTATTTTGATAtaaaatgtacaatgtctgtacATGTAACATTTGAGTGCAGTACGCGGCCAACATTTACACCATTTATCATTTGTAGTTCTATTAGTCCAGGATGGCCGGTTATTTTTTGCAATGTAGTATGCTGTTCTAAAGACATTATGGATGGAAGCCAACATTTATTTTTGAGTTTTTAGAAAGCTtgattttcaagcttcttcattttgtctttttactaTGTCCTGTGCTAATTTGTGACTCTGTGAGACACtatgttaatttattttctttctcaaATATTTCATTTGCTTGTCATTTCTGTTGCCATATGGGCCTACCCTACAGTTCTGCCATTCAGTAGAGAATGAGTACCTCTGTTTCCCTGTTCTCATTGCCCCAAGGGATCCCGCTTCCCTGCATGATTTGCATCCTATTTTTGTATTGCCAACTATTATAAATTGATATTTCTGTGTAAAATATTCAAATTGACTTTGATTCCAGCAGTCAGGCAAGTTGTCAGCCTTTCCTACACTGCTTCCCTGctctgctcctctgtcctcctcaggctgctctgctctgctctcctcaaactgctctgctcctctgtcctcctcaggctgctctgctctcctctcctcagcctgctctgctcctctgtcctcctcagccTGCTCTACTCCTCTCCTCAAGTTCCTCCACTCCCTTCCCTTTTTTACGCTGCTCTGATCCTCTCTCTTTTACAAGCTGCTCTGCTCGCCCATCACCTGCCTTGTTCTGCTCAACTCTGCTTTTCAATGTAGCATAATGAACAAAGGAACTTACTggtgaataaataaaagatacaaatgGCTTTGACACGCCTAGCTAAGCAGCAGTGATGTCTTGCATACCTTTTGAAGAAGTCTGTAAGTTTCCTCCTTTTTGCTTCACTCATTTCTGCATCATGCCTCTCTTTAACCTCTGAAACTTTaaaagggaaaggaaataaatataTGCATATCTCAGCtttatgcacacacatacatagcatCAGGATGGGGCCAGTTATTTCATGAGAGGGACACAAAGAAGCGGGTTGAATTGACAAAGACAGTATatataaagtattttttttaaataaacatataatacagtaattggtatttgtttttgtaaaggTATTTGTTTTGGTAATTTGAAGTTACAGTCCTGTGTTTCAGTAGTTTTTTTCATTTAGAgtatttgttttagtaactttAAGAgacaatttaattaaaaaacataaacGGTATTTGCTTTTATAAGGTAATGAACAGTTTAATCTCCACTGTACATCCGGGTCTCTGATTTGATATAGTTCCAATAAATCATAATATTGTAACCTTTtttttgcccccccccccaccctgcaTAGCATGGTTTAGGAAACGGGCGCTCTGCACTGAGGAGCCACAGCAGAGTCCCGCGGGAGGTGCTGCAGTGTAGCTCACGAGCGGAGCAGAAACACTGTACGTTCACACCGACAAACTATAGCTGgtcgcagagatctgctattctaAAATAAATTCAACATCGACCACTGGCTGGTGTCTTTCTCTTAGTTTAAGAAACGCTTGATTTGATCAAAAGTGAGTCAAACAAAAACGTTTTTTAACTTAATGGTAGTCAAACGTAAAAGCAGAATATCAGAGCAATTCATGTTAAGAAACGTGTCAGCTTATTACCTATTTTTCTCCACACTTTTTCCCGGATTCACCTGCCACTCTGCTGGCTGTCTGTGTGACTGACGGAAGAGACTGTGTGGTCGCTGATCATCAAAGTAGAtttgaagaaaataaagaaagggGAACCACGAAAAATCGTCACGTCATCTTATTTATGTTCCCTACTGCTAGAAAgagtgttttattgatttttcgAATTATTAAGAACTTTAAATATAtagaaagacaacatgtatatattttttgtgtAAACATAATATACGCATGCTGCATACATTGTTAAAAATATgggagggtgatgacgtcagagcattttCCTATGTGCCGGGGCGCGTCTAGCTCCAGACAGCTCGGGCTGTGACCACAATCTGATCAGCTaactttcagacaggtttttatatggATCAGGACAGAAATAgagtgaatcttttttcctaaactttcagaatctctttacacagaggggacacatgtttatgtataaaatacatgaacaaGTGAAATTCCTGCTATatcaaaatgttgctcaagaaaaagtacagaagtattagcatcaaattgTACTTAAAGTACCAGTACTCGTTAAGCAGATTGGCCCTTTTtagaataatatataatatgttttgATTCTaaatattgatgcattaaagtgtaatcaaagctggtaaagatgcagcttattttagttactttactgcaagaatttactccaggtgtaactaaagtcttatttaagtcttgattatatttcacattataaCTCCAAATCTGCAATGTAACTAaaagtattaaataaatgtagtgctgTAAAAGTATACGAATAAaagagtacaaagtagcaacaaaattgaaatactaaagtaaagtacctcaaaatgtaATGTACTTACACCACTGGAGAATATATTCACTAAACTGGTTGTGGCTCGAGTGTACTTTGTACATCTACTTTGCCCCATTTACGTTCTACTGCATAGAATTATCCACTAAATGAtattacatttacaaaacatAGTAACCCTTAATGTGTTAGGTTACAACAAATGTTTAACCTAATCATTTTAATGTTGCACAACAATATGTTTGCATGTTTTCTAATTGTTGAAACTGTATTGCTGCATTGTCTGTTGCTGTGCTTGAATTAATTAATTACTTAAAAAGCTGTTGTTTCAAATAATAAAGCAACACAGTAAAGCTTTGAATTCTTATAGCTTATGATTGAGAATAGATAAAAGATCACTTAAAAAAATCCAAATATAGTTTATATCAAAGCAGAGGACTAACAAACACCCTCTATCATCATActttaaatcaatcaatcaatcaatcaatcaatcaatcaatcaatcaatcaatcaatcaatcaatcaatgtttatttatatagcccaatatcacaaatgttacatttgtctcagtggtcttcacagtttatacagaatatcagtatgacaatacgacaccctctgtccttagaccctcacatcgtacaaggaaaaacttccaaagaaaacccagtttaaagggaaaaatgggagaaacctcagggagagcaacagaggagggatccctctcccaggacggacagacgtggaatagatgccgtgtgtaaattgaaaagataatacatttgcaacataggtagtccaaatgtttggaaatgcatgtgtgtataataggaagatgaatccacgaggatatccatccaggaccacagccacgactcaagatccagcgctcgcgatccaggacacaggaccgcaggatcatccatgactccggatcccagcgtatatagacaccaaaaagaaagacatttggggaagctgggttaatcggaacatgagagtacacaggtatagacagagagaaggaagaagtaagatgtcccccgacaaactaagcctatatcagcaaaactaggggctgaatctaatcagccctaactataagctttatcaaaaaggaaggtcttaagcgcacctGACATATGAACCTGACATAGAGCCACCTGACTCAGCTTTGAACACATAACATGACTCAGGACTTTTGAAATCTTAAAAAGTATGTGATTAAGTAACAGACATTTAGTCACATACCAGGATATGACTAATTGTCTTATTGGGCCACACAGTGTCAGTTGGCAAAGTTCATGGTGAAACATGGTCAACAGTTTAAGATTATAAACCTGAATAAATGTACGTCTTCCCCTGGATCACAGGTCTTCTGTGGCAGTTGGTTTGTGTGAGCTGATGAATTGTTACTATCTTTGGCAAACACCTATAAACTAAAACATTTGGTTTCAGTGATGCGCAGACAAAGTGGCGAGctacataataataaataaataaaatatatagtaAACTGGAGAAAAATATGTAAAGgttccctattatactgtttttcatcaatatattataggtctcaga of Pseudochaenichthys georgianus chromosome 3, fPseGeo1.2, whole genome shotgun sequence contains these proteins:
- the LOC117466794 gene encoding ferritin, heavy subunit isoform X2 — its product is MSSQVRQNFHQDCEAAVNRQINLELYASYVYMSMGYFFDRDDQALNNFSKFFRHQSEEEREHAEKLMKLQNQRGGRIFLQDVKKPDRDEWGSGVEALECALQLEKNVNQSLLDLHKLCSDHNDPHLCDFIETHYLDEQVKSIKELGDWVTNLRRMGAPQNGLAEYLFDKHTLGKESA
- the LOC117466794 gene encoding ferritin, heavy subunit isoform X1: MSEAKRRKLTDFFKSTMSSQVRQNFHQDCEAAVNRQINLELYASYVYMSMGYFFDRDDQALNNFSKFFRHQSEEEREHAEKLMKLQNQRGGRIFLQDVKKPDRDEWGSGVEALECALQLEKNVNQSLLDLHKLCSDHNDPHLCDFIETHYLDEQVKSIKELGDWVTNLRRMGAPQNGLAEYLFDKHTLGKESA